In the Acropora muricata isolate sample 2 chromosome 10, ASM3666990v1, whole genome shotgun sequence genome, one interval contains:
- the LOC136930715 gene encoding uncharacterized protein, with protein HPKTYPKCLFFPLFFPFYSCEFQFSVSYRETHKNAVRFHFVIRQSLGAIGERLYLHCNVTICRRKDAPEPTIFNCFTHGEYCPNKTAELITKGPFVVWPFITKEERDKLKKQSSARPRIFFPFTPTVFQSLPSQGNENQDLFADSNRAFAVAGFLPLGLLIVVMIIVCFHITRLRRKAKRLVRLEPPCEEFETQADAEESNANTRETRL; from the exons CATCCAAAGACGTATCccaaatgtctttttttccctCTCTTTTTTCCATTTTACAGCTGCGAGTTTCAGTTCAGTGTTTCCTATCGAGAAACACACAAAAACGCTGTGCGATTTCATTTTGTCATAAGACAATCCTTGGGTGCGATAGGAGAGCGCCTTTACCTGCACTGCAATGTAACCATATGTCGACGAAAAGACGCACCTGAGCCCACCATTTTCAACTGCTTTACGCACGGCGAGTACTGCCCCAACAAGACAGCGGAGCTGATCACTAAAGGGCCTTTCGTGGTGTGGCCATTCATCACCAAAGAGGAGCGAGACAAGCTGAAAAAGCAATCCA GTGCAAGACCAAGGATTTTCTTCCCCTTTACTCCAACCGTTTTCCAGTCATTGCCATCTCAGGGAAATGAGAACCAGGACCTGTTCGCGGATTCAAACAGAG CTTTTGCCGTGGCCGGTTTTCTTCCACTCGGTTTGCTTATAGTTGTGATGATAATTGTGTGCTTTCACATCACTCGGCTGAGAAGAAAAGCCAAGAGACTTGTGAGACTGGAACCACCCTGCGAGGAATTTGAAACACAGGCCGATGCCGAGGAGTCAAATGCGAATACAAGAGAAACCCGTTTATAA